From the genome of Brevinematales bacterium:
CCTCCGAAACAGCGTCGATATTCTTCAGCCACAGGTACTTCTTCGTCTCCGCCGCAACCACCCCGCTGAGGAATATCAATGTCACGATATTCGGGATAGCCATCATCGCGTTCATCGCATCGGCGAAATCAAACACGAGGTTCAGGCTCAGCACCGACCCCACAAACACCGCGACCACCCACACGACACGGTACGGGATAATCGATACCTTTCCGAAGAGGTACTCGACCGCGCGCTCGCCGTAGTACGACCATCCGAGGATAGTGGAGTACACGAATGTCAGAAGCCCGCCGGTCAGCACGATCGGCCCGACCACGGGAATCTGCGAGAACGCCATCTTCGTCAACTGCGCGTCCTTATAGTTCATAAGGGTGTCGGGAAATTTCATAATCGTCGTCACGAGCACCAGCCCCGTCATCGCGCACACGACCACCGTGTCCCAGAACGTCCCGGTCGCCGACACGAGAGCCTGACGCACGGGGTTACGGGTTTGCGCAGACGCGGCGAGGATAGGCGCGGAGCCCAGCCCCGATTCGTTGGAGAACAACCCGCGCGCGATACCGTAGCGTAACGTCATCATCAATGTCGCGCCGACAAATCCCCCGCCCGCAGCCTCAGGAGTGAACGCCGAACGTGCGATCAGCCCGAGCGCGGGTATAATAAAACTCCCGTTAATGAAAAGGATGATGATGCATCCGAGTACGTAGAAGAACGCCATCAACGGCACCAGCAGACTGGTCACCCTCGCGATCGCCTTCACCCCGCCGAGAATAACAAGCGCGGTCAGGACGGTGAGGACGATCCCGGTGATGGCGGGGTCTATCTGGAACGTGTCCTTCACCATACCCGCGATGGAATTCGCCTGCACCATATTGCCTATCCCGAACGCCGCGACAGCGGTAAAGATACTGAACAGCACCGCGAGCCATTTCATCTTCATCCCCTTCTCGAGCGCGTACATCGGGCCGCCCAGCATCGTTCCGTCCGAGGTCTTGACACGGTACTTGACCGCGAGGACTCCTTCCGCGTATTTGGTGGCTATACCCAGTACGCCGGTGATCCACATCCAGAATACCGCGCCGGGCCCGCCCATCGAAATAGCGGTGGCGACCCCGATGATATTCCCGGTGCCGATAGTCGCGGCGAGCGCGGCTGTCAACGCCCCGAACTGGCTGACGTCTCCCTTCCCCTCGTCGTCTTTCTTTACCGACAGCTTGATGCCGAAGAATGTATAGGACTGGATAAACCGTAACCGGATAGTTAAAAACATATGCGTGCCGATCAGGAGAATCAGCATCGGCGGGCCCCATAAATACCCGTTGATGAACTTAATCCCGCCGTGAATTGCTTCGATTATCGCCTGCATAGTATTCCCCGTAAATATTTTCGGATATTATACATTCTGCGGGTCTCCCGTGCAACACTTATTTTATTTACCCCCTGAGCCGCCGATTGAACGTTTACTTGCATTATGTATGATAATATAATAAACTATAGAGTAGTTCTAAAAACTTCACGGAAATGAAATGAATACGTATAATTATCGAATAAAAGAAGATATTACTATGTCACTGCGAGCCTGCCTTCTACCGAAGGTAGACAGGGAACGCAGTAACGAAGCAGTCTATGTAATTTATTAAATGACAATAGAATAGATTGCTTCTACCGCGCTTCAATAAGTTTTGTAGCGCGGCATCGCAATGACAGGGTTATTTTCCTATTTGGTAATTTCTGAATTATTATTGAGTTATTAGAATTGCCCTATATTATAAAACTATGAGTATAAAGAATAGATTTTTCACTATACTATCGAGCGGTATGACACCGGAAAAACACGGTTATGAAAATGTTGCCCAGGCAAGATTTATTAACTCTATCGTCTATTTTTCATTGCTGGTCTGTATATACTTATTCTCTCTCTATATTGTCCGTAACGCGCCCCTCAGGGATTTCATCGTCCTAGTTA
Proteins encoded in this window:
- a CDS encoding alanine:cation symporter family protein, whose amino-acid sequence is MEAIHGGIKFINGYLWGPPMLILLIGTHMFLTIRLRFIQSYTFFGIKLSVKKDDEGKGDVSQFGALTAALAATIGTGNIIGVATAISMGGPGAVFWMWITGVLGIATKYAEGVLAVKYRVKTSDGTMLGGPMYALEKGMKMKWLAVLFSIFTAVAAFGIGNMVQANSIAGMVKDTFQIDPAITGIVLTVLTALVILGGVKAIARVTSLLVPLMAFFYVLGCIIILFINGSFIIPALGLIARSAFTPEAAGGGFVGATLMMTLRYGIARGLFSNESGLGSAPILAASAQTRNPVRQALVSATGTFWDTVVVCAMTGLVLVTTIMKFPDTLMNYKDAQLTKMAFSQIPVVGPIVLTGGLLTFVYSTILGWSYYGERAVEYLFGKVSIIPYRVVWVVAVFVGSVLSLNLVFDFADAMNAMMAIPNIVTLIFLSGVVAAETKKYLWLKNIDAVSEENME